One window from the genome of bacterium encodes:
- a CDS encoding uroporphyrinogen decarboxylase family protein, which yields MGPKYSFGFSDHLLIEIGNINFYQLHFEAKAIVKAYEKLKDIAEELEVKPPIPKMAGFCYPHIASLGAHIEFPADGEPKPFPLIKNIENIDKLKEPEDYLSAPLIQKKLKTLSELKKLVPDTPNTIGHLYEGPITTAVLLMGQDFFLLVYDNPEKAHKLLNFTVESALNYAKTILNHFGDDIKEGPKGIPDDFAGILSPELFSEFVLPYWNKLYEGLKATERHLHSELLKEEHLKFLKEVKIDVFDPSADQYLNGEILSKKCPCRFTLKIQSWEIFNLSEEELEKLYIKLAGYKPECIGFSMERLVDLPKIKRLLKIARELEKDCL from the coding sequence ATGGGACCAAAATACAGTTTTGGATTTTCAGACCATCTTTTAATTGAAATAGGTAATATTAACTTTTATCAGTTACATTTTGAAGCAAAAGCAATTGTGAAAGCATATGAAAAACTAAAAGATATAGCAGAAGAACTTGAGGTAAAACCACCTATTCCAAAAATGGCTGGATTCTGTTATCCTCATATTGCTTCACTCGGTGCTCATATTGAATTTCCAGCAGATGGAGAACCCAAACCATTTCCATTAATAAAAAACATTGAGAATATAGATAAATTAAAAGAACCAGAAGATTATTTAAGTGCTCCTTTAATACAGAAAAAGTTGAAGACATTATCGGAATTAAAAAAACTTGTTCCAGATACCCCAAATACAATAGGACATCTTTACGAAGGACCGATAACAACCGCTGTTTTACTTATGGGACAGGATTTTTTTCTGCTTGTATATGATAATCCTGAGAAAGCACATAAACTTTTAAATTTTACAGTTGAAAGTGCTTTAAATTATGCAAAAACGATATTAAATCATTTTGGAGATGATATAAAAGAAGGACCAAAAGGAATACCAGATGATTTTGCAGGTATTTTATCTCCAGAATTATTTTCTGAATTTGTTTTACCTTACTGGAATAAATTATATGAAGGATTGAAAGCAACTGAAAGACATCTGCACAGTGAACTATTGAAAGAAGAGCATTTGAAGTTTTTAAAAGAAGTTAAAATTGATGTTTTTGACCCATCAGCAGACCAGTATTTAAATGGAGAAATACTATCAAAAAAATGTCCATGCAGATTTACTTTAAAAATTCAATCCTGGGAAATTTTTAATTTATCTGAAGAAGAACTGGAAAAATTATATATAAAACTTGCAGGTTATAAACCAGAATGTATAGGTTTTTCAATGGAAAGATTGGTTGACTTACCCAAAATAAAAAGATTACTTAAAATAGCAAGAGAACTGGAAAAAGACTGTTTATGA
- a CDS encoding uroporphyrinogen decarboxylase family protein produces the protein MSKFILEKKIDFEKHNEEVKKLWEEFKSENPSRVPVTFSMNSRMILLNSELNKWKYTWKDFFENPDVRWEVELNFQKWVRFNVCQDSFMGYPEKEWNGINVYYLNCDEAMYFGCPVVFPENDMPFILPILKEDKKKLYKMKLPDVFENPVYKIALEHYYYLEEKRKKIDFEGIPVGKTGIFGLGTDGPLTVACNLRGASEIMIDFYDDPQYIHDLLSFITDETIRRIKKVSEFLGISYPQQGWGFADDSIELLSTDMYKKFVMPYHQKLLNEFSKGGPNSIHICGRVQRHLKTLKEELNIKTFDLGFPVDFGKTREELGEDVLLIGNISPVLLKNGPVEKIREAVKNLCESGVMKGKKFILHDGNNCAPETPVLHFEVMYEAGKEFGRYY, from the coding sequence ATGAGCAAATTTATTCTTGAGAAAAAAATTGATTTTGAAAAACATAATGAAGAAGTAAAAAAACTGTGGGAAGAATTTAAAAGTGAAAATCCATCAAGAGTTCCTGTAACTTTTTCCATGAATTCAAGAATGATTTTACTTAATTCTGAATTGAATAAATGGAAGTATACATGGAAAGATTTTTTTGAAAACCCTGATGTTAGATGGGAAGTAGAACTAAATTTTCAAAAATGGGTAAGATTCAATGTCTGCCAGGATTCATTTATGGGATATCCAGAAAAAGAATGGAATGGTATAAATGTTTATTATTTAAACTGTGATGAAGCAATGTATTTTGGATGTCCTGTAGTTTTCCCTGAAAATGATATGCCCTTTATTTTACCAATTTTAAAAGAAGATAAAAAGAAACTTTATAAAATGAAACTCCCGGATGTCTTTGAAAACCCTGTTTATAAAATTGCCCTTGAACACTATTATTACCTTGAAGAAAAAAGAAAAAAAATTGATTTTGAAGGTATTCCTGTTGGGAAAACAGGAATTTTTGGATTAGGAACTGATGGACCTTTAACAGTTGCTTGTAATTTAAGGGGTGCCAGTGAAATAATGATTGATTTTTATGATGACCCGCAATATATTCATGATTTACTTTCTTTTATAACAGATGAAACAATTAGAAGAATTAAAAAAGTAAGTGAATTTCTTGGTATATCTTATCCACAGCAGGGCTGGGGGTTCGCAGATGACAGTATTGAATTACTTTCAACTGATATGTATAAAAAATTTGTTATGCCATATCATCAAAAATTATTAAATGAGTTTTCAAAAGGAGGACCAAATAGTATACATATCTGTGGAAGAGTTCAGAGACATTTAAAAACATTGAAGGAAGAACTAAATATAAAAACATTTGACCTTGGATTTCCTGTTGATTTTGGAAAAACAAGAGAAGAACTTGGAGAAGATGTGCTTTTAATAGGAAATATTTCACCTGTACTTTTGAAAAATGGACCTGTTGAAAAAATTAGAGAGGCAGTAAAAAATCTTTGTGAATCAGGGGTTATGAAAGGAAAAAAATTCATATTACATGATGGAAATAATTGCGCTCCTGAAACACCTGTTTTACATTTTGAAGTAATGTATGAAGCAGGTAAAGAATTTGGCAGGTATTATTAA